A portion of the Esox lucius isolate fEsoLuc1 chromosome 20, fEsoLuc1.pri, whole genome shotgun sequence genome contains these proteins:
- the LOC105024312 gene encoding trypsin isoform X1 yields the protein MRLLALFLLVGAAAAVPHENGKIVGGYECEPHSKPWMASLNYGYHFCGAVLINEQWVLSVAHCWYNPYGTQIILGDHNLRVFEGTEQLMKTQNIIWHPSYNYQTLDYDIMLIQLFHPVAINQYVKPIPLPTNCPIAGTPCSVAGWGNTATGDEVNLPTHLQCLDVPILEDEKCHNAYPGMVTPRMVCAGYMDGGRDVCNGDSGSGLVCLGELNGLVSWGQGCAVPGHPGVYVKVCEFLPWIDETIRANM from the exons ATGAGACTGCTTGCCCTGTTCCTGCTGGTTGGAGCTGCTG ctgcAGTGCCCCATGAGAATGGTAAGATCGTTGGGGGCTATGAGTGTGAACCTCACTCTAAACCCTGGATGGCCTCCCTCAACTATGGATATCACTTCTGTGGAGCAGTGCTCATCAATGAGCAGTGGGTGCTCTCTGTCGCCCACTGCTGGTACAA CCCTTATGGTACACAGATCATACTTGGAGACCACAACCTGCGTGTATTTGAGGGAACTGAACAGCTCATGAAAACTCAAAATATCATCTGGCATCCAAG CTATAACTACCAGACCCTGGACTATGACATAATGCTGATCCAGCTGTTTCACCCTGTGGCGATCAATCAATATGTGAAGCCCATCCCTCTGCCTACTAACTGCCCAATCGCAGGCACCCCTTGCTCAGTCGCTGGCTGGGGCAACACTGCCACCGGAGATGAAG TGAACCTGCCCACACATTTGCAGTGCCTGGACGTACCCATACTAGAGGATGAGAAGTGTCACAATGCCTACCCTGGCATGGTAACCCCTAGGATGGTTTGTGCTGGATACATGGATGGAGGCAGAGACGTATGCAAT GGGGATTCTGGCAGTGGTCTGGTGTGTTTGGGGGAGCTCAATGGCCTGGTGTCCTGGGGACAGGGCTGTGCTGTGCCGGGCCATCCTGGAGTCTACGTCAAAGTCTGCGAGTTCCTTCCCTGGATCGATGAGACCATCAGGGCCAACATGTAA
- the LOC105024312 gene encoding trypsin isoform X2 → MKLLALLLLVGAAAAVPHENGKIVGGYECEPHSKPWMASLNYGYHFCGAVLINEQWVLSVAHCWYNPYGTQIILGDHNLRVFEGTEQLMKTQNIIWHPSYNYQTLDYDIMLIQLFHPVAINQYVKPIPLPTNCPIAGTPCSVAGWGNTATGDEVNLPTHLQCLDVPILEDEKCHNAYPGMVTPRMVCAGYMDGGRDVCNGDSGSGLVCLGELNGLVSWGQGCAVPGHPGVYVKVCEFLPWIDETIRANM, encoded by the exons aTGAAACTGCTTGCCCTATTACTGCTGGTTGGAGCTGCTG ctgcAGTGCCCCATGAGAATGGTAAGATCGTTGGGGGCTATGAGTGTGAACCTCACTCTAAACCCTGGATGGCCTCCCTCAACTATGGATATCACTTCTGTGGAGCAGTGCTCATCAATGAGCAGTGGGTGCTCTCTGTCGCCCACTGCTGGTACAA CCCTTATGGTACACAGATCATACTTGGAGACCACAACCTGCGTGTATTTGAGGGAACTGAACAGCTCATGAAAACTCAAAATATCATCTGGCATCCAAG CTATAACTACCAGACCCTGGACTATGACATAATGCTGATCCAGCTGTTTCACCCTGTGGCGATCAATCAATATGTGAAGCCCATCCCTCTGCCTACTAACTGCCCAATCGCAGGCACCCCTTGCTCAGTCGCTGGCTGGGGCAACACTGCCACCGGAGATGAAG TGAACCTGCCCACACATTTGCAGTGCCTGGACGTACCCATACTAGAGGATGAGAAGTGTCACAATGCCTACCCTGGCATGGTAACCCCTAGGATGGTTTGTGCTGGATACATGGATGGAGGCAGAGACGTATGCAAT GGGGATTCTGGCAGTGGTCTGGTGTGTTTGGGGGAGCTCAATGGCCTGGTGTCCTGGGGACAGGGCTGTGCTGTGCCGGGCCATCCTGGAGTCTACGTCAAAGTCTGCGAGTTCCTTCCCTGGATCGATGAGACCATCAGGGCCAACATGTAA
- the LOC105024311 gene encoding anionic trypsin-1-like, with product MISLIVLTLLGAAVATPLEDRIVGGYECKAHSQPWQASLNIGYHFCGGSLINDQWIVSAAHCWINPWSQLAILGDHHIWLHEGTEQYMSVDAIYWHQSYNYQTLDHDIMLLKLAHPVTVNEFVKPVALPTACPNAGDMCVVSGWGNIYSDSVFNPFNLQCLDIPILSNTACENSYPGQITNTMVCAGYLEGGKDSCQGDSGGPLVCNGQLHGIVSWGIGCAQPNFPGVYTKVCSLLPWIHDIITNY from the exons ATGATTAGTCTGATTGTACTCACACTCCTGGGGGCTGCAG TGGCAACTCCACTGGAGGACAGGATTGTGGGGGGTTATGAGTGTAAGGCTCACTCCCAGCCCTGGCAGGCCTCTCTGAACATCGGCTACCACTTCTGTGGTGGCTCCCTCATCAATGACCAGTGGATCGTCTCTGCTGCCCACTGCTGGATTAA TCCTTGGAGTCAGCTTGCCATCTTGGGGGACCACCACATCTGGCTGCACGAGGGCACAGAGCAGTACATGTCTGTAGATGCCATCTACTGGCATCAGAGCTACAACTACCAGACCTTAGACCACGACATCATGTTATTGAAGCTGGCCCACCCTGTGACGGTCAACGAGTTTGTCAAGCCCGTCGCCCTGCCTACTGCCTGCCCCAATGCTGGGGacatgtgtgtggtgtctgggTGGGGGAACATCTACTCTGACTCTG tGTTCAACCCATTTAATCTCCAGTGTTTGGACATCCCCATTCTGTCCAACACGGCCTGTGAGAATTCCTACCCTGGCCAGATCACTAACACCATGGTATGCGCTGGATACCTGGAGGGAGGCAAGGACTCCTGTCAG GGTGACTCTGGTGGTCCCCTGGTTTGTAATGGACAGCTACATGGCATTGTGTCCTGGGGTATTGGCTGTGCCCAGCCCAACTTCCCTGGTGTCTACACCAAGGTCTGTTCCCTGCTGCCCTGGATCCACGACATCATCACCAACTACTAG
- the LOC105024312 gene encoding trypsin isoform X3 — protein sequence MKLLALLLLVGAAAAVPGGKIVGGHECIPHSRPWMASLNSGYHFCGAVLINEQWVLTVANCGHKSYSVQIMLGDHNLRVSEGTEQLIRIENIILHPSYDEQTMDYDIMLIKLFQPVNINDYVKPLPLPAKCPNAGTPCSVSGWGVDIMGEEVNQSILLQCLNVPILENEKCQKIYPTIITPRMMCAGYLDGGRDVCIGDSGSGLECLGELQGLVSMGRECGTPGSPGVYVKVCEFLPWISETIKANM from the exons aTGAAACTGCTTGCCCTATTACTGCTGGTTGGAGCTGCTG cGGCAGTGCCCGGTGGCAAGATAGTCGGAGGCCATGAGTGTATACCTCACTCTAGACCCTGGATGGCCTCCCTCAACTCCGGATACCACTTCTGTGGAGCTGTGCTCATCAATGAGCAGTGGGTGCTCACTGTCGCTAACTGCGGTCATAA GTCCTATTCTGTGCAGATCATGCTTGGAGACCACAACCTGCGTGTGTCTGAGGGAACAGAACAGCTCATCCGAATTGAAAACATTATCCTGCATCCCAG CTATGACGAGCAGACCATGGACTATGACATAATGCTGATCAAGTTGTTTCAACCCGTGAACATCAATGATTATGTGAAGCCCCTCCCTCTGCCTGCTAAGTGCCCAAACGCAGGCACCCCCTGCTCAGTCTCTGGCTGGGGCGTCGATATAATGGGAGAGGAAG TGAATCAGTCCATACTTTTGCAGTGCCTGAACGTGCCCATACTTGAGAATGAAAAGTGTCAGAAGATCTACCCTACCATAATAACCCCTAGGATGATGTGTGCTGGATACCTGGATGGTGGAAGAGATGTCTGCATT GGGGACTCCGGCAGTGGTCTGGAGTGTTTGGGGGAGCTCCAGGGCCTGGTGTCCATGGGTCGGGAATGTGGCACGCCAGGTTCCCCTGGAGTCTATGTCAAAGTCTGTGAGTTCCTCCCCTGGATCTCTGAGACCATCAAGGCCAATATGTAA
- the LOC105024280 gene encoding trypsin yields the protein MIQLALLLLVGAAAAVPHENGKIVGGYECEPHSKPWMASLNYGYHFCGGVLINEQWVLSVANCWYNPYSMQIILGDHNLRVFEGTEQLMKTQNIVWHPSYNYQTLDYDIMLIKLFHPVEINQYVKPLPLPANCPIAGTPCSVAGWGNTASGDQVNLPTHLQCLDVPILEDEKCHNAYPGLVTPRMVCAGYMDGGRDVCNGDAGSGLECLGELHGLVSWGRGCALPGYPGVYVKVCEYLPWIDETLRANM from the exons aTGATACAGCTTGCCCTATTACTGCTGGTTGGAGCTGCTG ctgcAGTGCCCCATGAGAATGGTAAGATCGTTGGGGGCTATGAGTGTGAACCTCACTCTAAACCCTGGATGGCCTCCCTCAACTATGGATATCACTTCTGTGGAGGAGTGCTCATCAATGAGCAGTGGGTGCTCTCTGTCGCAAACTGCTGGTACAA CCCTTATAGTATGCAGATTATACTTGGAGACCACAACCTGCGTGTGTTCGAGGGAACTGAACAGCTCATGAAAACTCAAAATATAGTCTGGCATCCCAG CTATAACTACCAGACCCTGGACTATGACATAATGCTGATCAAGCTGTTTCACCCTGTGGAGATCAATCAATATGTGAAGCCCCTCCCTCTGCCTGCTAACTGCCCAATCGCAGGCACCCCTTGCTCAGTCGCTGGCTGGGGCAACACTGCCTCCGGCGATCAAG TGAACCTGCCCACACATTTGCAGTGCCTGGACGTACCCATACTAGAGGATGAGAAGTGTCACAATGCCTACCCTGGCCTGGTGACCCCCAGGATGGTTTGTGCTGGATACATGGATGGAGGCAGAGACGTATGCAAT gGGGATGCTGGCAGTGGTTTGGAGTGTTTGGGGGAGCTTCATGGCCTGGTGTCCTGGGGTCGTGGGTGTGCCTTACCAGGCTACCCGGGAGTCTACGTCAAAGTATGCGAGTACCTTCCATGGATTGATGAGACCCTCAGAGCCAACATGTAA
- the LOC106023690 gene encoding anionic trypsin-1, with protein MISLIVLTLLGAAVATPLEDRIVGGYECKAHSQPWQASLNIGYHFCGGSLINDQWIVSAAHCWINPWSQLAILGDHHIWQHEGTEQYMSVDAIYWHQSYNYQTLDHDIMLLKLAHPVTVNEFVKPVALPTACPNAGDMCVVSGWGNIYSDSVFNPFNLQCLDIPILSNTACENSYPGQITNTMVCAGYLEGGKDSCQGDSGGPLVCNGQLHGIVSWGIGCAQPNFPGVYTKVCSLLPWIHDIITNY; from the exons ATGATTAGTCTGATTGTACTCACACTCCTGGGGGCTGCAG TGGCAACTCCACTGGAGGACAGGATTGTGGGGGGTTATGAGTGTAAGGCTCACTCCCAGCCCTGGCAGGCCTCTCTGAACATCGGCTACCACTTCTGTGGTGGCTCCCTCATCAATGACCAGTGGATCGTCTCTGCTGCCCACTGCTGGATTAA TCCTTGGAGTCAGCTTGCCATCTTGGGGGACCACCACATCTGGCAGCACGAGGGCACAGAGCAGTACATGTCTGTAGATGCCATCTACTGGCATCAGAGCTACAACTACCAGACCTTAGACCACGACATCATGTTATTGAAGCTGGCCCACCCTGTGACAGTCAACGAGTTTGTCAAGCCCGTCGCCCTGCCTACTGCCTGCCCCAATGCTGGGGacatgtgtgtggtgtctgggTGGGGGAACATCTACTCTGACTCTG tGTTCAACCCATTTAATCTCCAGTGTTTGGACATCCCCATTCTGTCCAACACGGCCTGTGAGAATTCCTACCCTGGCCAGATCACTAACACCATGGTATGCGCTGGATACCTGGAGGGAGGCAAGGACTCCTGTCAG GGTGATTCTGGTGGTCCCCTGGTTTGTAATGGACAGCTGCATGGCATTGTGTCCTGGGGTATTGGCTGTGCCCAGCCCAACTTCCCTGGTGTCTACACCAAGGTCTGTTCCCTGCTGCCATGGATCCATGACATCATCACCAACTACTAG
- the LOC117593504 gene encoding trypsin-2-like: MISLVFLLLIGAAFATEDDKIVGGYECTSYSQPHQVSLNSGYHFCGGSLVNKDWVVSAAHCYQSRIQVRLGEHNIAITEGNEQFISSSRVIRHPNYSSYILDNDIMLIKLSKPATLNAYVQPVPLPSSCAPAGTMCTVSGWGDTMSSTADSNKLQCLNIPILSFKDCDNSYPGMITDSMFCAGYLEGGKDSCQGDSGGPVVCNGQLQGVVSWGYGCAERDHPGVYTKVCLFNDWLSSTMATF; this comes from the exons ATGATTTCTCTTGTCTTTCTTCTGCTCATTGGAGCCGCTT TTGCCACAGAGGATGACAAGATCGTTGGAGGGTATGAGTGTACGTCCTACTCCCAGCCCCATCAGGTGTCTCTGAACTCTGGATACCACTTCTGTGGTGGCTCCCTGGTCAACAAGGACTGGGTTGTGTCTGCTGCTCACTGCTACCAGTC CCGTATTCAGGTGCGTCTTGGTGAGCACAACATTGCCATAACTGAGGGTAATGAGCAGTTCATCTCTTCTTCTCGTGTGATCCGTCACCCCAACTACAGCTCCTACATCCTTGACAATGACATCATGCTGATCAAGCTGAGCAAGCCTGCCACCCTCAATGCTTATGTGCAACCTGTTCCTCTGCCCAGCAGCTGTGCCCCTGCTGGCACCATGTGTACTGTCTCTGGATGGGGCGACACCATGAGCTCCA CTGCCGATAGCAACAAGCTTCAGTGCCTGAACATCCCCATCCTGTCCTTCAAGGACTGTGACAACTCCTACCCTGGCATGATCACTGACTCCATGTTCTGTGCTGGATACCTGGAGGGGGGCAAAGACTCTTGCCAG gGAGACTCCGGTGGCCCTGTGGTGTGCAACGGTCAGCTCCAGGGTGTTGTGTCCTGGGGTTACGGGTGTGCCGAGAGGGATCATCCTGGTGTCTACACAAAG GTGTGCCTCTTCAACGACTGGCTGAGCAGTACCATGGCCACATTTTGA
- the LOC105024310 gene encoding trypsin-2 — translation MISLVFVLLFGAAFATEDDKIVGGYECKSYSQPHQVSLNSGYHFCGGSLVNKDWVVSAAHCYQSRVEVRLGEHNIKVTEGNEQFISSSRVIRHPNYSSYDINNDIMLIKLSKPATLNAYVQPVALPSSCAPAGTMCTVSGWGNTMSSTADSNKLQCLNIPILSFKDCDNSYPGMITDSMFCAGYLEGGKDSCQGDSGGPVVCNGQLQGVVSWGYGCAQKNKPGVYAKVCIFKDWLANTMATY, via the exons ATGATTTCATTGGTCTTTGTTCTGCTCTTTGGAGCTGCTT TTGCCACAGAGGATGACAAGATTGTTGGAGGGTATGAGTGTAAGTCCTACTCCCAGCCCCATCAGGTGTCTCTGAACTCTGGGTACCACTTCTGTGGTGGCTCCCTGGTCAACAAGGACTGGGTTGTGTCTGCTGCTCACTGCTACCAGTC CCGTGTGGAGGTGCGTCTTGGTGAGCACAACATCAAGGTGACTGAGGGTAATGAGCAGTTCATCTCTTCTTCTCGTGTGATCCGTCACCCCAACTACAGCTCCTACGACATCAACAACGACATCATGCTGATCAAGTTGAGCAAGCCTGCCACCCTCAACGCTTATGTGCAACCTGTTGCTTTGCCCAGCAGCTGTGCCCCCGCTGGCACCATGTGTACAGTCTCTGGATGGGGCAACACCATGAGCTCCA CTGCCGATAGCAACAAGCTTCAGTGCCTGAACATCCCCATCCTGTCCTTCAAGGACTGTGACAACTCCTACCCTGGCATGATCACTGACTCCATGTTCTGTGCTGGATACCTGGAGGGGGGCAAAGACTCTTGCCAG GGAGACTCCGGTGGCCCTGTGGTGTGCAACGGTCAGCTCCAGGGTGTTGTGTCCTGGGGTTACGGGTGTGCCCAGAAGAACAAGCCTGGTGTCTATGCCAAG GTGTGCATCTTCAAAGACTGGCTGGCCAACACCATGGCTACTTACTGA
- the LOC117593467 gene encoding trypsin-2-like, with translation MISLVFVLLFGAAFATEDDKIVGGYECKSYSQPHQVSLNSGYHFCGGSLVNKDWVVSAAHCYQSRVEVRLGEHNIKVTEGNEQFISSSRVIRHPNYSSYDLNNDIMLIKLSKPATLNAYVQPVPLPSSCAPAGTMCTVSGWGNTMSSTADSNKLQCLNIPILSFKDCDNSYPGMITDSMFCAGYLEGGKDSCQGDSGGPVVCNGQLQGVVSWGYGCAQRNKPGVYAKVCIFKDWLANTMATY, from the exons ATGATTTCATTGGTCTTTGTTCTGCTCTTTGGAGCTGCTT TTGCCACGGAGGATGACAAGATCGTTGGAGGGTATGAGTGTAAGTCCTACTCCCAGCCCCATCAGGTGTCTCTGAACTCTGGGTACCACTTCTGTGGTGGCTCCCTGGTTAACAAGGACTGGGTTGTGTCTGCTGCTCACTGCTACCAGTC CCGTGTGGAGGTGCGTCTTGGTGAGCACAACATCAAGGTGACTGAGGGTAATGAGCAGTTCATCTCTTCTTCTCGTGTGATCCGTCACCCCAACTACAGCTCCTACGACCTCAACAATGACATCATGCTGATCAAGTTGAGCAAGCCTGCCACCCTCAACGCTTATGTGCAACCTGTTCCTTTGCCCAGCAGCTGTGCCCCTGCTGGCACCATGTGTACTGTCTCTGGATGGGGCAACACCATGAGCTCCA CTGCCGATAGCAACAAGCTTCAGTGCCTGAACATCCCCATCCTGTCCTTCAAGGACTGTGACAACTCCTACCCTGGCATGATCACTGACTCCATGTTCTGTGCTGGATACCTGGAGGGGGGCAAAGACTCTTGCCAG GGAGACTCCGGTGGCCCTGTGGTGTGCAACGGTCAGCTCCAGGGTGTTGTGTCCTGGGGTTACGGGTGTGCCCAGAGGAACAAGCCTGGTGTCTATGCCAAG GTGTGCATCTTCAAAGACTGGCTGGCCAACACCATGGCTACTTACTGA